TGGATTTAGGATTTACCCACCTTAAAAACCGCATTCTGATGGGCTCCATGCACACAGGACTTGAAGAAGACAAGGAAGGACTTGACCGTCTCGCTGCCTTTTACCGTGAACGGGCCTTGGGCGGAGCAGGGTTGATTGTAACCGGCGGATTTGCCCCCAACCGTTCCGGCCGTTTAGCGCCCTTTGCCGCCAAACTCACCAACAGCAAAGAACAGCAGCGTCATGAAGTCATTACCCATGCTGTGCACGATGCGGGCGGGAAAATTGCCCTGCAGATTCTCCATGCCGGGCGTTACGGCTATCACCCTTTCATTGTGGCGCCAAGCGGCATTAAATCGCCAATCAGTCCATTCAAACCCTGGGTTATGACCAAGCGCCGTATTGCCAAAACCATCCAGCACTTTGCCCGCTGTGCAAAGCTTGCCCAAGGCGCGGGCTATGACGGCGTCGAAATCATGGGCAGCGAAGGCTATCTGCTCAATCAGTTCATCGTTGCTCACACCAACCACCGTTTGGATGAGTGGGGCGGCAGTTACGCCAATCGCATTCGCTTTCCGGTCGAGATTGTGCGTGAAGTGCGGCAGGCTGTCGGTGAGAAATTCATTATCATTTACCGTTTATCCATGCTGGATTTGATAAGCCAGGGCAGCAGCTGGGAAGAAATTGTTCTGTTGGCCAAAGCCATTGAAGACGCAGGAGCCACATTAATCAATACCGGCATTGGCTGGCATGAAGCCCGTATTCCCACCATTGCGACCATGGTGCCTCCCGCGGCGTTTACGGCAGTGACTAAACAACTGAAACCGGAATTGCGAATTCCTGTCATTACCTCTAACCGCATCAACACGCCGGAATTGGCCAACCGGGTACTGGCGGAGGGCCATGCGGACATGGTGTCCATGGCCAGGCCTTTTTTAGCGGATGCGCATTTTGTGGAAAAAGCCAAACGCGGTGAAAGTGCCGCGATTAACGTCTGCATTGCCTGTAATCAAGCGTGCCTCGACCGGGTCTTTGTCAATAAAACGGCGTCCTGTCTGGTGAATCCCAGAGCCTGCAATGAGACCGAGCTTGTTTATCAGACAGTCCATCATCCCAAACGCATCGCGGTGGTTGGCGCTGGACCCGCAGGCCTGGCTTTTTCGGCAGTAGCCGCTGAACGCGGGCATGACGTCACCCTGTTTGAAAAAAGCGATGTGCTCGGCGGCCAGTTTAATCTGGCCAGGCGCATCCCTGGCAAGGAGGAGTTTCAGCACACTATCAATTATTTTGCCCATCAATTGCCTAAACTCGGGGTGGATATCCGCTTCAATACGGAGGCGACGCCGGCCTTGCTGCAGGGGTTTGACGAGGTGGTGCTGGCCTCTGGCATCACGCCAAGGATTCCGCAAATTGACGGCATCCATCATGAAAAAGTCATGACCTACATTGATGTGATCATGGAGCGGCGTGTGCCCGGCCAACGGGTGGCCATTATCGGTGCCGGCGGCATTGGCTTTGATGTGGCGGAATGGCTGACGCACGAGCACCATGGCCATGAAGCGAAACATTTTTACAAGGAATGGGGAATTGATTTGACTGTCAGCCATCGCGGCGGGCTTGACGACGCGGAGGTGAGTCCAAGTCCGCGCGAGGTGTATTTACTGCAGCGCAAAAAAGAAAAGCACGGCAAAAACCTGGGTAAAACCACAGGCTGGGTCCACCGGTTAAGCCTTAAACACAAGCAGGTCAAGATGCTGGCGGGGGTGACTTACGAGCGCATTGACGATGAAGGCCTGCATATCCGCATTGGCGAGGAAAAAACAGTCCTGCCGGTTGACTCCGTAGTCATTTGTGCCGGACAGAATGAATTGCGGGATTTGTACGACCCCTTACGCGAAAGCGGTCAATCCGTGCATTTAATCGGCGGAGCCTTCAAAGCACTGGAACTGGATGCGCGCCATGCCATTGATCAGGCCTGTCGTCTGGCGGCCCTGCTATGAAGCACATTGCGGTCATTATTAACCCGATTGCGGGCAATGGTGCCGGGAAGAAAATCTGGCAGGCTCTGGAGCCGGGGCTCAACGCCCTGTCTGAAAAAATCACGCATCGCATGTCGAACTTAAGCGATGACATCAGCGGGTTAACCCGTGATCTGTTAAGCGAGCGGCCTGATTACCTCGTTATCATCGGGGGCGACGGCACCCTAAGCCAGGCCATCAACGGCATTATCGCAGCGGATCAATTGCCTTATCCTGACCTCAAGACAGCTTACTTCAATTGCGGGTGCGGCGGTGATTTTGGCAGGCAGTTTCCTTCCCAGCACATCACGGAGTTTCTCGATCGCCTCGTCCATAATCAGACCATTAACACCAATGTGGGAAAAATCACGTTCAACGATAAAATCCGCTATTTCATCAACATCGCCAGTTGCGGGGTATCGGCCGAAGTGGTTGTCAGTGCGTCGAAAACCCCGTGGCTGAAACGAGTCGGGGGCGGAATTTATTATTTTATCCATGGCTTTAAAACGTTGTTGTCCTTAAAACCGGTGGATGTCCGCATTGAATACGATAATCATCCCGCCGAAGAGGCTAAAATGTCGATGATTGCCCTCTGCAATGGCCAGTTTTTTGGGGGACGGATGCACGTAGCGCCCATGGCAAGGCTGGATGATGACTTGCTGGATGTGGTGATGTTCCTTGATGCGACGCCTTTACGCGCGTTGTTGAAATTTCGAAAAATTTATTCCGGCCGGCATCTGCAGGAGTCGAAAGTGCATTATCGGCAGGCGAAAACCGTGTTAATCGAGACACTGGGAAGACCGGTGCCGGTGGAGGCGGATGGGGAGGTACTGGGTTACCTACCGGCTCGCTTTGAATTAATTCCCATGCAATTGCAGTTGATTATTTAAAAAGTTGTATCATAATTAAGAGGGTCAATTTAGATTAAAAAATTGTCAGTTAGATTAGTTTTTAAATTTTTTGTAAATGTATCTTCCTGTTTTTTTAGTAATATTCCACGCCAAGAATTGCACACACTAACAAATTTAGTGCATCGTTGCGCTGATTTTGCTATTATAGTGAGCAATTTTTACATTAGTTAACCCATTTTTTCAGTTACGATTTATATTTTGGAACCATTTATGACACAAGAATTAGCAAGCTTCGCTGCCCTCGACCTATCGGATGTTTTACTGAAAGCCCTAGAGGACATGAAGTTTCAAGCGCCATCTCCTGTTCAAGCACAGACGATACCGTATCTGCTTGAAGGAAGGGATGTGATTGCGCAGGCACAGACGGGTACGGGGAAGACGGCGGCTTTTGCTTTGCCTATTCTTAAGCGTTTATCGTTAAAATCCAGGGCAACTCAGGCGCTTATCCTGGCGCCAACACGCGAACTGGCCATTCAGGTGGCTGAACAGTTTGAAGCGTTGAGCGTTCACCAGAAGGGCACGACCGTGTCTGTTCTTTGCGGGGGGCAGGAGTACAGCCGTCAGCTGAAGCAATTGCGTGACGGTGCGCACATTGTGGTTGGAACGCCGGGACGTATCCTCGATCACATCGATCGCGGCACCCTGCAGCTTCATCAACTGAAAACCTTCGTGCTCGATGAAGCCGACGAGATGTTGCGTATGGGCTTTATTGAAGACGTGGAAACCATTCTTGCCAAGCTCCCTGACGAGAAACAGATTGCGCTGTTTTCAGCGACGATGCCGTATCGTATTCGTCAAATTGCCAACAGCTACCTCAATGATCCGGTCTCGGTTGAAATTAAAGCCGCCACGGCCACGGTCAAAGCCATTGAGCAGCGTTTCCTTTTCGCCTCCCCGGCCCAAAAACCGGATGCCTTGCTTCGGGTTTTAGCGGTTGAAGATTATCAGGGTGTTATTGTGTTTGTGCGCACCAAGAGCAGCACCGAAGAAGTGGCCGCCTTGCTGCAGCAGCAGGGATACCGTGCCATGGCGATTCACGGCGATATAACCCAGGCTTTGCGTGAGCGCATCATTGCCCAGTTCCGTCAGGGCGCCATTGACATTCTGGTGGCGACGGACGTGGCGGCACGTGGTCTGGACGTTGACAGGGTAACGCATGTTATCAATTACGATGTCCCCCATGACTGCGAAACCTACGTACACCGCATCGGCCGTACCGGACGTGCCGGTCGAAGCGGCGTCACGGTGTTATTCATTACGCCGAGGGAATCGCGCATCCTCAATACCATTGAGCGTCATACGCGTCAGCGCATTGAGAAAGTCGTGGTGCCCAATGACTACATGATTCAACAGGCCAGGCAGGAACGGTTTATGGCCAATATCAAATCGCGTTTTGGACATGAACACGCCCCGGGTTATTACCGCATCATCGAAGAGTTCCTCAAAGCCAATCCTGAGGCTTCCGCGATGGATGTTGCAGCGTCCTTGGCCTTGATGCTTAATCAGGATAAAGCCTGGCAGCAGGAGTTGCCGAAACCGTCTCGACCGGTCAAAGAAACCCGGCAGCGGGATGGCGAGTTTAAAAGCGAGTTTAAATCCGCCCGTGCTTACGAACAGCGCCAGGGTTCGGAGCGTAAAGGCTTTGGCAAGAAAAACATCCGCGACGATTACCCGCAGGAACTGTTCCGCATCGATGTGGGCCGTATCCATGGTGTAAAACCCGGTAATATTGTCGGTGCGATTGCCAATGAAGCCGGCTTGCAGAGCAAGTTCATTTCCGGTTTGAAAATCCATGATGATCATTCCACCGTGCGTTTACCCCAGAACATGCCCAAAGAAGTGTTCCAGGACTTGAATAAAGCCTGGGTTTGCGGCCGTCAACTGAAGTTAACGTCCCTGGGCACGGTGTGATTTTAAAGCCGATTAGGGCGCTTTTAATGGTCCTAATCGGCTTTTACCCCTTACTGTCTGGGGCCGTTGGAGGGCAATAAAGCCACGACAGCCACTGCAGCCAGAGCCGTTGCGGCAAGACCGCCGTAGAATACGTAAGGGTTATTGGCCAGCGATGGCTCTTTCATTGATTCGATTCGCTGCGTAATCACGTCCCTGACCTTATCCAGCGGTTGGTTGCAATCAAGGCCCTTAATCAAACCAGGCACCAGTTCCTTCAGGATGTGTTCATTCAGCATCTGCACCTGCTCAACCATCTGAACATGATTCACGAAGTGTTCGGAAGCACGCGCCAGGGCTTCAAACACCGTGGCGGAAAAATCAACCGCTGTCTCCTTATCCCAGTTTTTCAGGCCAAAGCTGGCTTGACAATTGTAGCGGCGCTCATCCTTTTCTTGCTGCGTATAACCTGCACGCGCTTTTTTCATCTCCTGAACATCGCTGAGAATCGCAAGCAGGGCCATAAGAAACTGACGTGTAAAATTTTTTTTAAAATCCATAACAGACATCCTTAAAATGGAGGAAGCCTATTTTAAACAGGGATTGGTCGGGGGAGCTAGCGAATAACATACCCGAAACGCAGTTCAGGAGTTTTTTATTGCACGAAAATCCAATATCATCCGACTGAGCAACAATACCCCTTGTGGCCTACACATTAAGGAAGACGATGATTGTAATCTTTGTCCATGGCTGGAGTGTGACCCATACCAACACGTATGGCGAACTGCCTCAATGGCTTGAGAGTCAGTGCAGGGAGGGCGCATTGGCTATTCAAGTGGGGAATATCTATCTTGGGCGCTACATCAGTTTCAACGACACCGTGACCCTCGATGACATAGCCCGCGCCTTTGAGCATGCTGTGCGCGAGGAGATGGCCGACAAGCTGCGTCAGGGGGAACGTTTTGCCTGCATCACCCATTCCACCGGCGGGCCAGTTGTGCGTCTATGGATGGATTTATATTATAAAAACAATCTTGCAGCATGCCCCTTAAGCCATCTGATTATGCTTGCTCCGGCTAACCACGGTTCGGCGCTGGCGCAATTGGGTAAATCCCGGTTAGCTCGGATTAAGTGTTTTTTTGAAGGCATTGAACCCGGACAACCTGTGCTGGACTGGCTTGAACTTGGAAGCGAGAGGAGTTGGCAACTCAATGAAAGCTGGTTGCATTATGATTGCACAGCGCATGGCATTTATTGCTTTGTTCTCACCGGTCAGACCATTGATCGCCAACTGTATGATGCGCTGAATTCGTATACCGGTGAAGCAGGATCGGATGGTGTTGTCCGTGTCGCGGCGGCGAATATGAATTACAGTCTGCTGCAGTTGCATCAGGAGGGGAATAACGGCGAAAACCTCGTTGTAACCCAAATGACACGATCACGGCCCATGGCCATGGGCATTCTGCCCGGGTGCGCCCATTCTGGAAAAAAGAGGGGCATCATCCGCAGCGTGACGATGGCCAATGCCGCTACTCACCCGACGGCGGTATGGGTTTTGCGATGCCTCAAGGTTAAAACCCGTGACGGTTATACTGCGCTGGCGAATGCGCTTACCAGGCTGACGGAAGAAACCCAGAGAAACGAACAGATCGAACAGGTCAGGACGCTTCTCCATAAGCGCGAATACGTCACCAATCGCTATTCCATGATTTTATTTAAACTGATTGATGACCGGGGCAATCCCCTTGATGATTATGATCTCTACCTGACAGCCGGACCGCAATACAGCGAAGGGGCCCTGCCCAAAGGGTTTTTTGTTGATCGCCAGCGAAATCTGCGCAACCCGGGAAAACTCACTTATTTTCTCAACTACGACATCATGGAAACCGGCATTAATACCCCCAAAATGCAGGGTAATCTGGGATTTCGCATCCGGGCCTACCCCGAGGCAAGTGATCGGGCTCTGGCGTATTACCGCCTGCTTGATTTCCATTCGTCGCTCGCGGACATTAACAAAATCCTTCATCCGAATGAAACCGTCATGGTTGAAATCAAACTTCAACGACGGGTTGATAGCAGCGTGTCGCGTATCAGCAACAACCTGATTCCAGCAAAAATCAGTGCGAAGCCGACAGGCCACCACGTCAAGTAACCAAGGCAGTCAATCCGGGGTTAAGGCACTCAACGGCGCGTCCTGTGCGGCCAACGCCGTTTGCGGAAAAGGACTGAAACAGGTGGCGAAAAAGCCGATCATTTTTCCAGGCAGCGAATCCTGAGCAGTCAGTCGCTTGAGGGTGGTGGCGGGCTGATTGGTGCCGGTTAAAATCAGGTTGACATAACTCAGGCAGTCCGTTTCTCCTGGTTTCATGCGCGTGGCGATGAAGCGTTTGGTGCAGGCATGAGTCGTCTGAAGGTGTTCATGCAAGGCCATCATGCGTACCAATTGCCTGCCGTCTACCTGTCGATTTTCGCGTTGCACGGGGGCTTGTTTAAGATCAGAACCGCCGAGTGAAAATTCAAGGGCCAGGTGCTTATCGCCAATGGCCAACTTGATCAATGCATGATGACCGACATAACCCCTTAAGGCATCACTGATGAACCGGGCCTCGAAGGTCACGATTTCATAAGTCTGTGGGCTTTCCAGAAACCGGTCCAAGGCATCCTGATTCATGTTGAAATACTCGATGAGCAAGCGATTTTTAACCTTATCCAGGTAATGGTTTAAGGGTTGGTATTGGCTGCTGGCTAAATGGTTCAGTGAACGCCCAAGGCCATCGAGTGTGTATTTAATCTGCCTGAACGTTTCTTCTTTAAACAGCTTTTTAGGGGCGCGAAAGCCTATCATCGCACCGACAAAAAAACCGGTAATAAAACCGATCAGGGCATGGTTGAATGGATTTTCAAGCCGTGCTCCAGCACGCAGCAGGCCTGAAAAACCACCTATCAAACCGCCCAATATCCCCAGTATCAATGCGGCCAGGGCGCCGCCCACATTCAAAATACCCTGGATGAGTTGAGTCTGGGCACTGTTTGTGCCGGCAATCTGAACCAGGTCCTGATAACGTTGCTGCACTGCTTTTAAAGACGCATCCACCAGGGAGGGATCATTCACGCTCAGGAAGGCATGGCACTGATCCGTGAGTGCCATGGCGGCTTTAAGCACGTTGCTGGCATAGGGCGTTGGTTTTTGTTTAAGGGTTGTGGCTAAAAGCAGAAGAAAATACTTGATTTCATGACTGGGCAGGCAATCGATTTTATTTTTGAAAAGCAGGAGCTGGGTTTGATAAGCCTCGTTGTGCATGGCGTTCAACGTGAAGATCAAATCATTATAATGTGGATAGAGGAATTAAATTGCAAGGGATTGTTGACAGGCGATGCGAATCGCCGCGTCAGTGTCAATTATTGGGGCTGAATGTAAATTAAATTGATCATTTTGTCCGCCCTATACTATAATCCTCGAGTTTTTTTAAAAAAATAAGGCTTTAAATGAATGTGTTAATCCTGTTGTTTACTCTGCTTTTTTCCGGTTTTGTGTCCGCCGCACCCGTAAAAAATATTGTTGTGTTTGGTGACAGTTTATCGGACAACGGCAATCTGTTTGAGTACATGGAGCGTAAACTGCCGGAATCGCCGCCTTATTATGAAGGCCGTTTCACCAATGGACCGGTGTGGGTGGAAAAACTAGCTGCGCTTTCTTTCCCAAAAGACGGCAATGGCCGTTTGCTCGATTATGCCTTTGGCGGGGCTGGGGTGTCTAATGACAGTGAAGACGATGGCATTTTGTTTACCCTGAAACGGGAAATCGACAGCTACCTGCTCGCGCACCAGGATAAAGCGGATGAGAACAGCCTGTTCATCGTCTGGATTGGGGCGAATAATTACCTGGGTATCCCTGACGATGCCGACAAGACGGTGACAGAAGTTAATGCGGGCATCAAGCGTGGCCTTGAGCGTCTGGCCCAAGCCGGAGCCAAGCATGTGCTCGTGCTGAACCTGCCTGATCTGGGTAAAATTCCTGTGGCCCGTTTGTTTGATGCCACCGAGGTGTTATCGGCCATTTCCCTTGATCACAACGACCGCTTGATGCAAACCGTGGAAGCGCTTAAAAAAGAGTACAAGGACGTTCAGTGGCTGCAATACGATGTCTATCAGATGATGGGAGAGGTGCTGGCTGATCCAGGCCAATATGGTTTCAGTAATACGCTTGAAACCTGTTATGACGTGATCGTAGACAAGCCGTCTCAACAGTCCATGCTAAAAATCGCGCAACGTCTGAAGTTTCAGGGTCAGGTGGATTGCTCAAGCTACCTGTTTTTTGATCCCGTGCATCCTTCCGCACCGGCGCATGACATGATGGCCTTGCGAGTCCATGACCTGCTGAATGCAGCGGGTATTCAATTTGCGGATTAATACTCTCTGCCGCGGCGCGTAAGGCTGCCGCGGCTGCTTCCATTGCCTGTGTCCCGCGCTGAAGCTGCCTAACATTTCGGCAGGAATTTTGCATTAATTCCCTTACAACTTCTCGTTCTGCGCCGACTATGCGTGTCCTTTGGGGATGTCTCTTATTGGGCTTTTTATTGCTTGCCAGGGCAGAAGTATCGACTTTGGAAATCAATGTCAACCAAAAAAAGGTGGCCTTGCCGTATTGGGCTCCTGACATGAAATCCAAAGGCGGTGTGGTGATTCTCTTTGGTGATCCGCCCTTGTACGGCATTCAGTTTGGTAAATCCTTAGCCGAACAGTTGGCTAAACGGGGCTGGTCGGCGGTGGTGGTTACGGCTGATTCAGGGACAGGTAAAGACAGCTGGATTGATCAGGTGCCGGAAGCCCTGGCCGCTTTGCGCCAGAAAAACAACAACCGCATGATGGTGGTGCATTACGGCAACAAACTGCGTGTGACTCTGGATTATTTTTCCAAACCCCAGTCAAAGAAAGTGAATGGTTTAATCCTGATCTCGGCTTACGATAAGCCGGAACAAAAAGACGTCCTTGACCTGCTTAAAAAAGTGAATTTCCCCATGATGGATGTCGTCGGGCAATTTGATTATGGTTTTGTGCTTAAGCAGGCAAAAGAACGGCGCAATCAGGTGGGTTGGGAAGAAAAAAACTATCAGAACTTAAGCATGCCGGGGGCGCGCCATCAATACTGGTACTCCACACCCCTGTTAGTGGCCTACCTCAATGGCTGGATGTTGAAACAGGAAGCGGAAGAGCCGGTGAAGCCGCCAATCTCGCTGCGTTAATCTACCACCCTTTGCTTTCGCAGATTAATTCATAGGCCTTGGTGATTTTCTGTGTTTTGTCATTGGCCATTTTAATCATTTCTTCCGGCAATCCTTTGGCAATCAGTTTATCCGGGTGATTGCGGCTGATCAGGCGGCGATAGGCCCGTTTAATATCCTGTTTGCTCGCCTGCGGTGATACCTCAAGCAGGGCGTAGGCTAAGGTCAGGTTATTTTGGGGTGAATAACCGCTCTGCTGCCGGCCGGAATAATGGCGATTATAGGATTGTCGGTTTTGCGACGAATAACCGTTGGATCCGCTGGCGCCTGATTGGGTGGAACCGGCATTGGCACCCGAATAAGAATAGGAACGCGTCGCCTGAGGGCCAAAATCCTCGTAAAAGCGGTATTGCTTGTGCAGGGGGGCAAAGCCAAGACGGCTGAAAACCATGTCCAGTGCTTTGATTTTTGGCGGTGACAGGCCATCGGTCATGGCCGCCCGGTACTGGATATCCATGAACAGTTTAAGCAGTTCCGGATTATCCCGGCAAGTCAGTTGCAGCCTGTTCAGGGTACGGCCCAGGTCAAAATCAGGTTGTTTTCCTTCACGGAAAAAACGCTTGGCCAGGGTTTTTTGTTCGTAACCTAGACGCATTTCATCCATTAAGGTGCGGGCCATGGCGATTTCACGCTCGGAAACCCGGCCGTCTGATTTGGCGATGTGTCCCATTACCAGAAACGTGGTTTCAAAAAAAACCTTTTGCACGGCCTGACGCTTTTCTTCGTGGTATCGCCAGTGAGGACGGGAAAAATGCTCGACTAATCCGCGATCAAACACGTTGCCAATTAAAATACCTAAAAAGGCACCGACAGGCCCTGCAATCTGGTAGCCAAAGAAGGCTCCGAGGATTTTCCCCCACCAGGTGTGGGTGGTAAAAAATTGGCGAAAATTCATTAAAATCAGCGTTCCGTTATCTCGTTAAATCAGGTTGAGAGGCCGGCGAGAGGCGTTTGGCCCCAGTTGCCATTCCCAACCAATATTACTATTTTAGCGTTTTTTAGCGGGGGAGGGAATTTTTTGGACATTTCCATTGCCGTCTTTTTACTTCAGGCAGTATCCTTGCACCGGTAAGAATTATATACTTGCTCTTTTTAAGGTTAGTGTATGCGGGTTATTTATTCAACAATCTGGTATCTATTAGTTCCTTTCCTGCTTCTGCGGTACTGGTGGAAGGGCAGGACCTTACCCGCTTATCGTCAGCGTCTGGCCGAACGATTCTGCTTAGACAGGATGCCGTCGCTCCCCGTGGACATCTGGTTGCATACTGTGTCACTGGGCGAAGTGATTGCTGCGACGCCGCTGGTCGACGAATTACTGCGATTGCAGAAGCGGATTCTAATCACCACCATGACGCCCACAGGGGCTGAACGGGTAGCCCGGCAGTTTGGTGATCAGGTCACGCATCGCTATGTCCCTCATGAACTGCCATTGACCCTGCGTCGTTTTTTTAAAACGTTCAAACCGCGTATGGGTATTATTTTTGAAACCGAAATCTGGCCCAACATGATCCATTATGCAACGGAAGCGGGTGTCCCCCTGGTTCTGTTCAATGCCCGTTTATCTGAACGCTCAATGCGCTCCTATAAAAAGGCGGCGTCCTTTTTCAAGCCTTACTTAAACCAGTTTCAAGGCATTTATGCCCAGGGGCAGGAAGACGCTCAACGCTTTATTGAGTTAGGCGCTGAACCGGGTCGAGTGAGCGTTTTGGGCAACATTAAATTTGATTTGGAAACAAAGCATGTCAATGCCGATATCTT
This region of Legionella taurinensis genomic DNA includes:
- a CDS encoding NADPH-dependent 2,4-dienoyl-CoA reductase — protein: MELRIDNTPFKAIFQPLDLGFTHLKNRILMGSMHTGLEEDKEGLDRLAAFYRERALGGAGLIVTGGFAPNRSGRLAPFAAKLTNSKEQQRHEVITHAVHDAGGKIALQILHAGRYGYHPFIVAPSGIKSPISPFKPWVMTKRRIAKTIQHFARCAKLAQGAGYDGVEIMGSEGYLLNQFIVAHTNHRLDEWGGSYANRIRFPVEIVREVRQAVGEKFIIIYRLSMLDLISQGSSWEEIVLLAKAIEDAGATLINTGIGWHEARIPTIATMVPPAAFTAVTKQLKPELRIPVITSNRINTPELANRVLAEGHADMVSMARPFLADAHFVEKAKRGESAAINVCIACNQACLDRVFVNKTASCLVNPRACNETELVYQTVHHPKRIAVVGAGPAGLAFSAVAAERGHDVTLFEKSDVLGGQFNLARRIPGKEEFQHTINYFAHQLPKLGVDIRFNTEATPALLQGFDEVVLASGITPRIPQIDGIHHEKVMTYIDVIMERRVPGQRVAIIGAGGIGFDVAEWLTHEHHGHEAKHFYKEWGIDLTVSHRGGLDDAEVSPSPREVYLLQRKKEKHGKNLGKTTGWVHRLSLKHKQVKMLAGVTYERIDDEGLHIRIGEEKTVLPVDSVVICAGQNELRDLYDPLRESGQSVHLIGGAFKALELDARHAIDQACRLAALL
- a CDS encoding diacylglycerol/lipid kinase family protein; the protein is MKHIAVIINPIAGNGAGKKIWQALEPGLNALSEKITHRMSNLSDDISGLTRDLLSERPDYLVIIGGDGTLSQAINGIIAADQLPYPDLKTAYFNCGCGGDFGRQFPSQHITEFLDRLVHNQTINTNVGKITFNDKIRYFINIASCGVSAEVVVSASKTPWLKRVGGGIYYFIHGFKTLLSLKPVDVRIEYDNHPAEEAKMSMIALCNGQFFGGRMHVAPMARLDDDLLDVVMFLDATPLRALLKFRKIYSGRHLQESKVHYRQAKTVLIETLGRPVPVEADGEVLGYLPARFELIPMQLQLII
- a CDS encoding DEAD/DEAH box helicase → MTQELASFAALDLSDVLLKALEDMKFQAPSPVQAQTIPYLLEGRDVIAQAQTGTGKTAAFALPILKRLSLKSRATQALILAPTRELAIQVAEQFEALSVHQKGTTVSVLCGGQEYSRQLKQLRDGAHIVVGTPGRILDHIDRGTLQLHQLKTFVLDEADEMLRMGFIEDVETILAKLPDEKQIALFSATMPYRIRQIANSYLNDPVSVEIKAATATVKAIEQRFLFASPAQKPDALLRVLAVEDYQGVIVFVRTKSSTEEVAALLQQQGYRAMAIHGDITQALRERIIAQFRQGAIDILVATDVAARGLDVDRVTHVINYDVPHDCETYVHRIGRTGRAGRSGVTVLFITPRESRILNTIERHTRQRIEKVVVPNDYMIQQARQERFMANIKSRFGHEHAPGYYRIIEEFLKANPEASAMDVAASLALMLNQDKAWQQELPKPSRPVKETRQRDGEFKSEFKSARAYEQRQGSERKGFGKKNIRDDYPQELFRIDVGRIHGVKPGNIVGAIANEAGLQSKFISGLKIHDDHSTVRLPQNMPKEVFQDLNKAWVCGRQLKLTSLGTV
- the plaB gene encoding phospholipase PlaB → MIVIFVHGWSVTHTNTYGELPQWLESQCREGALAIQVGNIYLGRYISFNDTVTLDDIARAFEHAVREEMADKLRQGERFACITHSTGGPVVRLWMDLYYKNNLAACPLSHLIMLAPANHGSALAQLGKSRLARIKCFFEGIEPGQPVLDWLELGSERSWQLNESWLHYDCTAHGIYCFVLTGQTIDRQLYDALNSYTGEAGSDGVVRVAAANMNYSLLQLHQEGNNGENLVVTQMTRSRPMAMGILPGCAHSGKKRGIIRSVTMANAATHPTAVWVLRCLKVKTRDGYTALANALTRLTEETQRNEQIEQVRTLLHKREYVTNRYSMILFKLIDDRGNPLDDYDLYLTAGPQYSEGALPKGFFVDRQRNLRNPGKLTYFLNYDIMETGINTPKMQGNLGFRIRAYPEASDRALAYYRLLDFHSSLADINKILHPNETVMVEIKLQRRVDSSVSRISNNLIPAKISAKPTGHHVK
- a CDS encoding YtxH domain-containing protein, with amino-acid sequence MHNEAYQTQLLLFKNKIDCLPSHEIKYFLLLLATTLKQKPTPYASNVLKAAMALTDQCHAFLSVNDPSLVDASLKAVQQRYQDLVQIAGTNSAQTQLIQGILNVGGALAALILGILGGLIGGFSGLLRAGARLENPFNHALIGFITGFFVGAMIGFRAPKKLFKEETFRQIKYTLDGLGRSLNHLASSQYQPLNHYLDKVKNRLLIEYFNMNQDALDRFLESPQTYEIVTFEARFISDALRGYVGHHALIKLAIGDKHLALEFSLGGSDLKQAPVQRENRQVDGRQLVRMMALHEHLQTTHACTKRFIATRMKPGETDCLSYVNLILTGTNQPATTLKRLTAQDSLPGKMIGFFATCFSPFPQTALAAQDAPLSALTPD
- the plaA gene encoding GDSL family lysophospholipase PlaA translates to MNVLILLFTLLFSGFVSAAPVKNIVVFGDSLSDNGNLFEYMERKLPESPPYYEGRFTNGPVWVEKLAALSFPKDGNGRLLDYAFGGAGVSNDSEDDGILFTLKREIDSYLLAHQDKADENSLFIVWIGANNYLGIPDDADKTVTEVNAGIKRGLERLAQAGAKHVLVLNLPDLGKIPVARLFDATEVLSAISLDHNDRLMQTVEALKKEYKDVQWLQYDVYQMMGEVLADPGQYGFSNTLETCYDVIVDKPSQQSMLKIAQRLKFQGQVDCSSYLFFDPVHPSAPAHDMMALRVHDLLNAAGIQFAD
- a CDS encoding DUF3530 family protein, with amino-acid sequence MGFLLLARAEVSTLEINVNQKKVALPYWAPDMKSKGGVVILFGDPPLYGIQFGKSLAEQLAKRGWSAVVVTADSGTGKDSWIDQVPEALAALRQKNNNRMMVVHYGNKLRVTLDYFSKPQSKKVNGLILISAYDKPEQKDVLDLLKKVNFPMMDVVGQFDYGFVLKQAKERRNQVGWEEKNYQNLSMPGARHQYWYSTPLLVAYLNGWMLKQEAEEPVKPPISLR
- the djlA gene encoding co-chaperone DjlA — encoded protein: MNFRQFFTTHTWWGKILGAFFGYQIAGPVGAFLGILIGNVFDRGLVEHFSRPHWRYHEEKRQAVQKVFFETTFLVMGHIAKSDGRVSEREIAMARTLMDEMRLGYEQKTLAKRFFREGKQPDFDLGRTLNRLQLTCRDNPELLKLFMDIQYRAAMTDGLSPPKIKALDMVFSRLGFAPLHKQYRFYEDFGPQATRSYSYSGANAGSTQSGASGSNGYSSQNRQSYNRHYSGRQQSGYSPQNNLTLAYALLEVSPQASKQDIKRAYRRLISRNHPDKLIAKGLPEEMIKMANDKTQKITKAYELICESKGW
- the waaA gene encoding lipid IV(A) 3-deoxy-D-manno-octulosonic acid transferase, translated to MRVIYSTIWYLLVPFLLLRYWWKGRTLPAYRQRLAERFCLDRMPSLPVDIWLHTVSLGEVIAATPLVDELLRLQKRILITTMTPTGAERVARQFGDQVTHRYVPHELPLTLRRFFKTFKPRMGIIFETEIWPNMIHYATEAGVPLVLFNARLSERSMRSYKKAASFFKPYLNQFQGIYAQGQEDAQRFIELGAEPGRVSVLGNIKFDLETKHVNADIFWQLKTRWGSERTVVVIASTHENEEELILSHLKQLQQAIPQVVLVVVPRHPERFPKVIQLARQMGFNTGQRSDLGSIQPDNEVVVIDSTGELLACYQIADYAFVGGSFVPVGGHNVLEPIAMDVPVFSGPQTHNFKMIMAALVAEKAVKVVDNAHELMDGLARLHANPGERAELIKNASNVLNANRGAVARYVAVVKECLGE